Genomic DNA from Hordeum vulgare subsp. vulgare chromosome 2H, MorexV3_pseudomolecules_assembly, whole genome shotgun sequence:
CCTTGCCAGCTATGGGTTATATACGGGGGCAAGGGTACTCTCACCAAGCTACAGGAACTTCCCACAGAAATCCTCTTACAAGTTTCTCAAGGTCCGTGCCCTGCAGGGAAATGACGGTGGTAGAAGGCTGATTGACATAATCCGAATCATCCCTGAGCTGTCAAGAAACTATTTCAAAAGCGGGTCCAGGAGAGCTCTTTTTGGCGGCATCGCGCTGCTGGGTGGCTTTTATGTTGCGCAGACAATATCCCTGTCATTCGGTGCCTTGGCCGTGAACGATGTTATAGCAGCGGTTGTGTGTGTCCTGCTGACCGAGTATGTCACAAAGTTCTACTACAGCCGACCTAAGGTTACCTTCGCCGTCGCACTTCTCAACAATTTCAAGATGGGCTTCACATATGGCCTTTTCATTGATGCCTTCAAGCTTGCCAGCTGATTTACGTTACCTCCTGCTGGTGCTTCACATGCATTTTCATCACGGTAAGTAGGCAAAGATGGTGAGAAAACGCAACaccatgtgatgtgttacagggatACATTCCTTTTTTGGTCTTGTATTTCCATGTGAACATTGGCCCATTGCTGGCATAGAACGAGGTGTGATGATACTGCAGGTCCAGTTTGTAGCCCGAGTTCAGCTTTGATATCTGGTTTGCGTCAAGGCATACTTCTGGCTATCCTAGTTGTGAGTAGAGCTTTGTTTTTATATTATTGTTAGCTAATTCAAGCTGTGGTACTTGTGGCTATCCAGTCTAGCGCATAGTTTGATTTGCAGGCACTCTGTACTCTGTAGCTTAGCCCATTGTGCAGGGCTGCAGGCAGTGtgtagtttatgttcatattctcAGATAAATTTCTTGAACCAAAGTTGGCATGCTGTTTTGATCTACGTTTGCTATATACTTTTTGTCTCATTCTGTGGGTGAGGTTGTAGCCAATTTATGTTTAATAACAGACGATTTTCTCCCAGTATGTGCTTTTTTTCCAATGCAGCAAGGTCTGTTGTTACCTCACGTCCTCACTTGTCTTCTCTTGTTCCCACTATGCATATTTGCTGCAACATCTCAAATTGCTGTCATGGTGCGCACTAGCACAGTTGAACCTCTCTGGTGTCAAGAAGACTAGTGGTTGACGCTCGCCTTGCTGACGTTTTTCGCACATGGGTGTTTTCCCCATCTTGTGTTGTGGATGTTTGGTGACATTTTTCTCTGGGTTGTTTGTTCCCGTGGGTTTATTTCACTATCTACACTTGGGATGTAGTTTACCTTTCAGTTCAATGGCAGATGAGAGGAGCAGTTCTAGAATCTCCTATTTAGCGCCTTTTTCCCTTTTTGAAATTCATGAAGATTTTCTAATTCTTAAATAAAATTTAAGtttaggattttttttttcaaattcatgaacaattAAAGTTGTAAACTTTTAGaagaaatcatgaacattttataaaactatgaATTTTTTTAAGTCATGAGCATTTTAAAATTCATAAAAACTTGTGAACtttttaagaattttttttgACATATTTAAGCTTGTGTTATCTGTGtgtttgtgcacatgtcatggccCAGCTGCTTATCCTACACGAGTCACCCCTCTCAAATTGGCCCGCCAAACCCCAGAGCCCTGATTGGCTAAGAGTGCACAAACTCTCTATAGGGAGCTTTTAGTAATTTTAGGAATGTGAGCAGCAGATTTGCTTTTGTGGCAACTGAACGGGCGAATTCAAGATATGCTATCAAACTGCAGTGAAGTGCCGAGCCTGCTCAGGGGATTTATTTCTTAAAATAAACGATGTGGATGCCAGACTAGGAGATATAAAAAAGCTTACCTGATCCAAACAatccaaataataataataataaatactgCGTAAATGTAACTTTACCGGCGGTGCGATTGGCGACAAGTCCGCGTAAAATCCCACCATATCCTGTGCCTCAAAGCCCACTACGGAGAATCGATCCAATCCCCGTCCCGTCTACCGTGCGGAAGCGAGTGCGAAAGAAAGAAGACGTCCGAAATGATTGTGTCGACGCGAACTGCGACAATGGGAGGAGGAGTAAAATGCGACGTTGATTCGGGGCTCCTGTGATCCCCGTCGGCCGTGCCAAATTGGGTCGGCGTCACGAGTCACATCGCAACGCGTCAACTTTTCGAGTCCTGCATGGCCTGCCTGCCTGCCCTAAAGCTCAAGCCGGGCGAAACGCGAAATGACATGGGAACAGCTACGTAGGTGAAACAGACAGCCGCCACTAACGATCGGCCGGCGCAGCACACGAGAGTGGAGGCAGCAAACGGCAAGATGAATGGAAAACATGTTCTTCGCACAAGGGGAGATTAGAAATGCACGGTTTGCTCAGCATCCACTGCAGCGCTGCTCCCCGTGCATACACTGCACGACAGTCGTGGCTACGTGCGTGCATTTGAGTTTCCCGCAAAACAAAAAAAGTGCTGGCATCGTTCGTGCTTGTGTCGGCCCGTACGTACGTAGCGTAGCACAGAGGGGCTCCTTCTACGAATTTACTCCTGGACGCTTCCGGTGATGCACGCCCTGACGTCGCCTCAGGCATTCCCGTACAGCCAGGCAGAAAAATGACGATCAACCGCTGACCGTCGGTCAGACAGCCTATCGATCGAGATGATTAAACTAGATACGTACGTATAGGTTGGTTCTGGTCAGCTCTCTCGTCGTCTGCCATTTTTTTCCCTTCTAGAAGCTGTACTGGCGCCGGTTCATTAGACAGGTTTTAATTGACCTCCAGTATTATAACATTGTAGTACCGGATATTTTTCCGTTGCAAGTCATCAGGGATGAAAATTATTGTGTAGTACGATTAGTCCGTACGTGTGGCGGGCGATCTCCGAGTTTGACTTCCGCGATTAGTCCGCATGCATGCACGGCCTTGGCCGCCAAGGAAAGGGgagagcatgcatgcatgcatgcagcttGCTCTGCAAGCAGATGCGTGAGGCTTCGGCTGCGGATGCGGAGAGGAAAGTTCGTGCTGACATTACTTTACTTTCCCGCCAAGGTTCTAGTAGTGCTTCGTTATTCTTAGTCTTTCAGTTGCTCAACGGTTTAAGCGTGTCATGAAAAAAATTGATTATATATGGGGTGCTGGTAGTGGGCCGGTCTAAACACGGGATTAACGTGCCATGCCAACAGACGAAAGTATACATGAGAATTAGTGGGGAAGTTGCGCAGCTTTACTATCAGTGCTAATTTGTTGCTCGATTACTTTATCTTGATCGTGGTTGCTTCGGAAACCACCTTGATCGTATACTACCATGACAGTTACACTAAGCAAGCTGCAAAAGGCATTCACGAGTCACGACGTGTACTCTCATAGTATGAGTGTATGACAAAGCCCGCGAAACAGCAAGGCTTTTAGTTTCGCGTTCGTGACAATCATCAACGTTCACGTGCAGTGCAAATTCAAATCCCAAACACGTTTACACGTACCCCGCTCCTACTACTTAGAAAATATTAAGATTCTACTA
This window encodes:
- the LOC123427078 gene encoding uncharacterized protein ycf20, with translation MACAPNYIATGLASYGLYTGARVLSPSYRNFPQKSSYKFLKVRALQGNDGGRRLIDIIRIIPELSRNYFKSGSRRALFGGIALLGGFYVAQTISLSFGALAVNDVIAAVVCVLLTEYVTKFYYSRPKVTFAVALLNNFKMGFTYGLFIDAFKLAS